A window of the Oscillospiraceae bacterium NTUH-002-81 genome harbors these coding sequences:
- the nifU gene encoding Fe-S cluster assembly scaffold protein NifU has product MYSEKVMDHFQHPRNVGEIENASGVGTVGNAKCGDIMRMYLDIDDNGIIQECKFKTFGCGAAVATSSMATELVKGKSIQEALQVTNKAVMEALDGLPPVKVHCSLLAEEAIHAALWDYAQKHNIVIEGLDKPVADISEHEEEEEY; this is encoded by the coding sequence ATGTACAGCGAGAAAGTAATGGACCATTTTCAGCATCCCAGAAATGTGGGAGAAATAGAGAACGCCAGCGGCGTGGGTACCGTGGGCAACGCAAAATGCGGAGATATCATGAGAATGTACCTGGATATTGATGACAACGGCATCATCCAGGAATGTAAGTTTAAAACGTTCGGCTGCGGCGCTGCTGTGGCAACCAGCAGTATGGCAACCGAGCTTGTAAAGGGCAAATCCATCCAGGAGGCGCTGCAGGTAACGAACAAGGCAGTTATGGAGGCGCTGGATGGCCTTCCGCCGGTCAAGGTGCACTGCTCTCTTCTGGCAGAGGAGGCAATCCATGCCGCACTGTGGGATTATGCGCAGAAGCACAACATCGTGATCGAGGGACTGGACAAGCCGGTTGCTGACATCAGCGAGCATGAGGAAGAAGAGGAATATTAA
- a CDS encoding polysaccharide biosynthesis protein — protein sequence MQASFPSSSHPVIRGAFFLTAAGMLTRVMGFFYRIFLSRSIGAEQVGIYQMIFPVYGVLCAASSSGIQTAISRLTAAEASRGADTRFLRCGLFTALLLASLGSAGLLAFADPLAETLLGEPRCAPLLRALAFCVPLSSIHACISGFYYGLMRAAVPSLSLLAEQSARMLFIFMAWKISLQEGIALPLSATVWALGTGELAAVLFCVTAMGMKTPQGNHSDVRSVPAFSHRRTSRLQGRLKRKVRTVQDSTDCSAPGFRSYSLPGTLSVMPKLLVLALPLTANRLFISFLAAGEAALLPARLQSYGHSAPTALILYGVLTGMAMPLILFPTAITNAVSVLLLPAVARTLSDANPRKLTHTIATAIQYCLVLGIFFFGVFFLYGNVLGTVLYKNALAGDFLRTLSFICPFLYLNASLSSILAGLGRTVTLFWHNTISLLLRLSFVHFLVPRYGMQAYFWGLLASLLCQTLCSLFVLYPYLGFSFPAVRWIVLPSGFLVLAAGAGFFAAPFLNAWLSGFPLFLLAGKIGVTAVFYFLLVFLYQVLPFHHHARPVHTR from the coding sequence ATGCAAGCTTCTTTTCCATCCAGCTCCCATCCGGTCATCCGGGGCGCTTTTTTCCTCACTGCCGCCGGGATGCTCACCCGCGTCATGGGGTTCTTCTATAGAATATTCCTCTCCCGGTCCATCGGTGCAGAACAGGTGGGCATTTATCAGATGATTTTTCCGGTGTACGGTGTCCTGTGCGCCGCGTCCTCCTCCGGCATCCAGACAGCCATCTCCCGGCTCACCGCTGCAGAAGCGTCCCGTGGAGCAGACACCAGATTCCTGCGCTGCGGCCTTTTCACTGCCCTGCTTCTGGCTTCTCTTGGAAGTGCGGGGCTTCTGGCCTTCGCCGATCCCCTTGCAGAAACACTGCTGGGAGAGCCCCGGTGTGCACCGCTTCTGCGGGCGCTGGCCTTCTGCGTTCCCTTAAGCAGCATCCACGCCTGCATCAGCGGCTTTTATTATGGGCTCATGCGGGCCGCCGTACCGTCCCTGTCCCTGCTGGCGGAACAGAGTGCCCGGATGCTGTTTATTTTCATGGCCTGGAAAATCAGCCTGCAGGAGGGGATTGCGCTGCCGCTGTCCGCCACCGTGTGGGCGCTGGGGACCGGAGAGCTGGCTGCGGTGCTCTTCTGTGTCACGGCAATGGGGATGAAGACGCCACAAGGAAACCATTCTGATGTCCGATCCGTTCCGGCATTCAGCCACCGTCGTACTTCCCGGTTGCAGGGCCGCTTAAAGCGGAAAGTGCGGACTGTGCAGGATTCCACAGACTGTTCCGCGCCCGGGTTCCGCTCTTATTCTTTACCCGGCACCCTCTCTGTTATGCCCAAACTACTGGTGCTGGCGCTCCCGCTGACCGCCAACCGGCTGTTCATCAGCTTTTTAGCCGCCGGGGAAGCTGCCCTGCTGCCCGCCAGACTGCAATCTTACGGCCACTCCGCGCCCACCGCCCTGATCCTCTACGGTGTCCTTACAGGAATGGCCATGCCCCTGATCCTGTTTCCCACGGCCATCACCAATGCCGTGTCTGTCCTGCTGCTGCCGGCGGTGGCCCGCACCCTGTCCGATGCCAATCCCCGAAAGCTGACCCACACCATCGCCACCGCCATCCAGTACTGCCTGGTGCTGGGCATCTTTTTCTTCGGCGTTTTCTTTCTGTACGGGAATGTTCTGGGAACGGTGTTGTACAAAAACGCCCTGGCCGGAGATTTTCTGCGCACGCTGTCCTTCATCTGTCCGTTCCTGTATCTGAACGCCTCCCTGTCCAGCATCCTGGCCGGGCTGGGGCGCACTGTGACACTGTTCTGGCACAACACGATAAGCCTTCTGCTGCGGCTGTCCTTCGTCCATTTCCTCGTCCCCCGCTATGGCATGCAGGCCTATTTCTGGGGGCTTCTGGCAAGTCTCCTCTGCCAGACCCTGTGCAGCCTTTTCGTATTATATCCGTATCTGGGCTTTTCCTTTCCTGCCGTCCGGTGGATCGTGTTGCCCTCAGGTTTTCTTGTTCTGGCCGCAGGCGCAGGCTTTTTCGCCGCGCCTTTTCTCAACGCCTGGCTGTCCGGTTTTCCGCTGTTTCTGCTGGCCGGAAAAATTGGCGTGACGGCTGTTTTTTATTTCCTGCTCGTTTTTCTTTATCAGGTTCTGCCGTTCCATCATCATGCCCGCCCCGTTCATACCCGGTAA
- the nifS gene encoding cysteine desulfurase NifS, producing the protein MKKLIYLDNAATTKTAPEVVEAMLPYFTEYYGNPSSVYEFSSHSKEAIAKSRETIAASLGAKADEIYFTAGGSESDNWALKATAEAYAGKGNHIITTKIEHHAILHTGEYLEKRGFEVTYLDVDENGVVKLDELKKAIRPTTILISVMYANNEIGTIQPIREIGEIAHEHGILFHTDAVQAYGQLPINVDECHIDMLSSSGHKLNGPKGIGFLYIRKGVKIRSFIHGGAQERKRRAGTENVPGIVGYGKAVERAFANMAERTAKEAELRDYLIGRVLAEIPYTRLNGHKTDRLPNNANFSFQFIEGESLLIMLDMKGICGSSGSACTSGSLDPSHVLMAIGLPHEIAHGSLRLTLNEEITKEDMDYVVDCLKEIVQKLRSMSPLYEDFVKKQV; encoded by the coding sequence ATGAAAAAACTGATTTATCTGGACAATGCGGCGACAACAAAGACCGCCCCGGAGGTTGTGGAGGCAATGCTTCCGTATTTTACGGAGTATTACGGCAATCCTTCAAGCGTATACGAGTTCTCTTCGCATTCCAAAGAAGCCATTGCCAAGAGCCGTGAGACCATCGCAGCTTCTCTGGGAGCCAAGGCTGACGAGATCTACTTTACCGCAGGCGGCAGCGAGTCCGACAACTGGGCGCTGAAAGCAACCGCAGAGGCTTATGCCGGCAAGGGAAATCACATCATCACCACAAAGATCGAGCATCATGCCATCCTGCATACCGGCGAATATCTGGAGAAGAGAGGTTTCGAGGTAACTTACCTGGATGTGGATGAGAACGGCGTGGTAAAGCTGGATGAGTTAAAGAAAGCCATCCGCCCGACCACGATCCTGATTTCTGTCATGTATGCCAACAACGAGATCGGCACCATCCAGCCCATCAGGGAGATCGGTGAGATCGCCCATGAGCACGGCATTTTATTCCACACCGATGCCGTACAGGCATACGGCCAGCTGCCCATCAATGTAGACGAATGCCACATTGATATGTTAAGCTCCAGCGGCCACAAGTTAAACGGCCCCAAGGGCATCGGTTTCCTGTACATCCGCAAGGGTGTGAAGATCCGTTCCTTCATTCATGGCGGCGCACAGGAGCGTAAACGCCGGGCAGGAACAGAGAACGTGCCGGGCATCGTCGGCTACGGCAAGGCAGTAGAGCGTGCATTTGCCAATATGGCAGAGCGTACCGCCAAAGAGGCAGAGCTTCGCGATTACCTGATCGGCCGGGTACTGGCAGAGATCCCGTACACAAGACTGAACGGCCATAAGACAGACCGTCTGCCCAACAACGCCAACTTCAGCTTCCAGTTCATCGAAGGAGAATCCCTGCTGATCATGCTGGATATGAAGGGAATCTGCGGCTCCAGCGGATCAGCCTGTACCTCAGGTTCCCTGGATCCCTCCCATGTGCTGATGGCCATCGGCCTGCCCCATGAGATCGCCCATGGTTCCCTGCGTCTGACCCTCAACGAGGAGATCACCAAGGAAGATATGGACTATGTTGTAGACTGTCTGAAAGAGATCGTACAGAAATTAAGAAGTATGTCCCCGTTATACGAGGATTTTGTAAAAAAACAGGTTTAA
- a CDS encoding Rrf2 family transcriptional regulator, translating to MKLSTKGRYGLRAILDLAVYQDAGAVSIQSIADRQNISESYLEQLLAKLKKAGLVVSTRGASGGYRLAKDAGQISVGDVLRALEGSLDAVACPGLDGDGGCDTMDICVTKYVWKRINDSINRTVDEIMLDQLVKENKKVIEQYGAQGRCQ from the coding sequence ATGAAGCTTTCGACAAAAGGAAGATACGGGCTTCGTGCAATTCTGGATCTTGCTGTGTATCAGGATGCGGGAGCAGTATCCATACAGAGTATTGCAGACCGGCAGAATATTTCGGAGAGTTATCTGGAACAGCTGTTGGCAAAGCTCAAGAAGGCGGGGCTGGTGGTGAGCACCAGAGGCGCGTCCGGCGGATACCGTCTGGCGAAGGATGCCGGGCAGATTTCCGTAGGGGATGTGCTGCGCGCGCTGGAGGGCAGTCTGGATGCGGTGGCCTGTCCGGGGCTGGACGGCGACGGCGGATGTGATACGATGGACATCTGCGTGACGAAGTACGTCTGGAAGCGCATCAATGACAGCATCAACCGCACGGTGGATGAGATCATGCTGGATCAGCTGGTAAAAGAAAATAAGAAAGTCATTGAACAATATGGGGCACAGGGAAGGTGCCAGTAA
- a CDS encoding TAXI family TRAP transporter solute-binding subunit, with the protein MKKWKKLTAVLLTVVMAASLAACGGSSDGGSSTGESTSDESKSSGGELIFTTGGDQGTYYGFGSVLAGQISDLTDTTVTAIVGKGSKANIEAMDAGDAQLGFVQSDVMSYAYQGTNLFEGAKVDNFSTVAALYMEQVQIVTLDPEIKSVADLKGKNVSVGDSGSGVYFNAVDMLGAYDLTIDDINPTYQSFGDSVDSLQDGKIDAAFITAGAPTTAVTSLAATRDVYLVQLDDAHIEKLIETSPYYSKNVIPADAYNMKEDATTVAVGAVIIARDDVAEDDIYNVVSGIFDSIDTLGHDKKSELDPEFAASVTAVPYHPGAAKYFQEKGFEVPTK; encoded by the coding sequence ATGAAAAAATGGAAGAAACTGACAGCAGTTTTACTGACAGTTGTAATGGCAGCTTCTCTGGCCGCATGCGGCGGCAGTTCTGACGGCGGCAGCAGCACAGGGGAAAGCACATCCGATGAATCCAAGAGTTCCGGTGGGGAGCTGATCTTCACAACAGGCGGAGACCAGGGAACCTATTATGGATTCGGAAGCGTATTGGCAGGACAGATCAGTGACCTGACAGACACCACAGTAACTGCTATCGTAGGTAAGGGTTCCAAGGCCAACATCGAGGCTATGGATGCCGGTGATGCACAGTTAGGTTTCGTACAGTCTGACGTTATGTCTTATGCATATCAGGGAACAAACCTGTTTGAGGGCGCAAAGGTAGACAACTTCTCTACCGTTGCAGCACTTTACATGGAGCAGGTACAGATTGTCACACTGGATCCCGAGATCAAGTCCGTTGCTGACCTGAAGGGCAAGAACGTATCTGTTGGTGACTCCGGTTCCGGTGTTTATTTCAACGCAGTAGATATGCTTGGCGCTTATGACCTGACCATCGATGACATCAATCCTACTTACCAGTCCTTTGGTGACAGTGTAGATTCTCTGCAGGACGGCAAGATCGATGCAGCATTCATCACCGCAGGTGCACCGACCACCGCTGTAACTTCCCTGGCTGCTACCCGTGACGTATATCTTGTTCAGCTGGATGACGCGCACATCGAGAAGCTGATCGAGACCTCTCCTTACTACAGCAAGAACGTGATTCCGGCAGATGCTTATAATATGAAGGAAGACGCAACGACTGTTGCAGTAGGCGCTGTGATCATTGCAAGAGATGATGTGGCTGAGGATGACATTTACAATGTTGTTTCCGGTATTTTTGACAGCATTGATACCCTGGGACATGACAAGAAGAGTGAACTGGATCCTGAGTTCGCAGCTTCTGTAACCGCAGTACCGTATCATCCGGGCGCTGCCAAATATTTCCAGGAGAAGGGCTTTGAGGTTCCGACAAAATAA
- a CDS encoding sensor domain-containing diguanylate cyclase codes for MTTEHLTVHHFFQACLTERSAEHTLALTDPSISVMGISKDTAILDRNGFQKMLEHEFAIHPEPVTFRIHNWNQQLLVPGLWNCFFIIDMAAYSKENIPTVISSLPVSITLRQQGKDYRICSIHASIPSDELPTISIPQDIASLEASSQKDIIGLLCQLMPGGIIGVYLKNGFPLYMANDTVLSWLGYSYQEFLDCTGGYVERVIHPADRNKVSDAISRQLGHSSCYELDYRLLRKDGDCLWVNDVGRKITLDNGKSILISVLIDTSKDVRDKNILMERSVRDDLTGLYNRRGGQQLISMRLQEFSRARTDAPYLFLIMDIDNFKALNDIYGHHEGDRMLQFVAKLLLKTFRTSDIVFRLGGDEFIIFLPHCPDSGPIYSKITRVCREYREQVCREYPRSQSSLSLGGIQSGRTFSFEHLYQAADKVLYEVKNTTKDAFHVITL; via the coding sequence ATGACAACTGAGCACCTGACCGTGCATCATTTTTTTCAGGCCTGTCTCACTGAGCGCAGCGCAGAACATACACTCGCTCTGACAGATCCTTCCATTTCTGTTATGGGTATCAGCAAAGATACCGCAATACTGGACAGAAACGGGTTCCAGAAAATGCTGGAGCATGAATTTGCCATTCACCCGGAACCGGTTACCTTCCGAATCCATAACTGGAATCAACAGCTCCTGGTTCCCGGCTTGTGGAACTGCTTTTTTATTATAGATATGGCGGCATACAGCAAAGAAAACATCCCGACTGTCATCTCTTCTCTGCCAGTCAGCATCACACTGCGACAGCAGGGAAAGGATTATCGCATATGCAGCATTCATGCCTCCATACCGTCGGACGAGCTGCCGACCATCTCAATCCCGCAGGACATCGCCTCACTGGAAGCTTCCTCCCAGAAGGATATCATCGGTCTGCTCTGCCAGCTCATGCCCGGCGGCATCATCGGTGTCTACCTGAAGAACGGTTTCCCGCTCTATATGGCCAACGATACCGTCCTGTCCTGGCTGGGCTACAGCTACCAGGAATTTCTCGACTGCACCGGCGGCTATGTGGAACGGGTCATCCACCCGGCTGACAGAAATAAGGTATCCGATGCCATTTCCCGGCAGCTGGGCCACAGTTCCTGCTATGAGCTGGACTACCGGCTGCTCAGGAAGGATGGGGACTGTCTGTGGGTCAACGATGTGGGGCGCAAGATCACACTGGACAATGGGAAAAGCATTCTGATCAGTGTCCTCATCGACACATCCAAGGATGTGCGGGATAAGAATATCCTCATGGAGCGCTCTGTCCGGGACGATCTGACCGGTCTGTACAACCGCAGAGGCGGCCAGCAGCTGATCTCCATGCGGCTGCAGGAATTTTCCAGGGCCCGGACAGATGCCCCTTATCTTTTCCTCATTATGGACATCGACAATTTCAAAGCCCTCAATGACATTTACGGTCACCACGAGGGCGATCGGATGCTGCAGTTTGTAGCCAAGCTTTTGCTGAAAACATTCCGCACCTCCGACATTGTGTTCCGTCTGGGCGGTGATGAGTTCATCATCTTCCTGCCCCACTGCCCGGATTCCGGCCCCATCTATTCCAAGATCACCCGGGTCTGCCGGGAATACCGGGAACAGGTCTGCCGGGAGTATCCCCGCAGCCAGTCGTCCCTCTCTCTGGGCGGCATCCAGAGCGGGCGCACATTTTCCTTCGAGCACCTGTATCAGGCTGCGGATAAGGTATTATATGAGGTAAAAAATACCACCAAAGACGCCTTTCATGTCATCACACTTTAA
- the mnmA gene encoding tRNA 2-thiouridine(34) synthase MnmA: protein MAKKVVVGMSGGVDSSVAAWLLKQQGYEVIGVTMQIWQDEEEAVMEENGGCCGLSAVDDARRVAAQLDIPYYVMNFKDVFREKVMDYFTAEYVSGRTPNPCIACNRYVKWEALLKRSLDIGADYIATGHYARIEQLPNGRMAVRQSVTAAKDQTYALYNLTQGQLKHTLMPVGDYTKDQIRAMAEETGIRVAHKPDSQEICFVPDNDYAGFIERSTGCPCQPGNFVDREGHILGTHRGIIHYTIGQRKGLNLSMGHPVFVTEIRPDTNEVVIGESEDLFGRVVRANHVNFMAQPGIDGPVEAFAKIRYNHRGDVCTVEMEDADTIRCTFKEPVRAAAPGQALVIYQDGYVLGGGTIIGGEKE, encoded by the coding sequence ATGGCGAAAAAGGTCGTTGTCGGGATGTCCGGAGGCGTGGATTCCTCCGTGGCAGCCTGGCTGCTGAAGCAGCAGGGATATGAGGTCATCGGCGTGACGATGCAGATCTGGCAGGACGAAGAGGAAGCGGTCATGGAAGAAAATGGCGGCTGCTGCGGCCTGTCCGCGGTGGACGATGCCAGAAGAGTGGCGGCGCAGCTGGACATTCCCTATTACGTGATGAACTTTAAAGATGTATTCCGTGAAAAAGTCATGGACTATTTTACCGCGGAATATGTAAGCGGCAGAACACCCAATCCGTGCATCGCCTGCAACCGGTATGTGAAATGGGAGGCGCTCTTAAAGCGCAGTCTGGATATCGGGGCGGATTACATTGCCACAGGCCACTATGCCCGGATCGAGCAGCTGCCAAACGGCCGTATGGCGGTGCGCCAGTCGGTGACGGCTGCCAAGGATCAGACCTACGCCCTGTATAATCTGACCCAGGGGCAGCTGAAGCACACGCTGATGCCGGTGGGCGATTATACGAAGGATCAGATTCGCGCCATGGCGGAGGAGACCGGTATTCGGGTGGCCCACAAGCCGGACAGCCAGGAGATCTGTTTTGTGCCGGACAACGATTACGCCGGTTTCATCGAGCGCAGCACGGGATGTCCGTGCCAGCCTGGCAATTTTGTGGATCGGGAGGGGCACATCCTGGGTACCCACCGGGGCATCATCCACTATACCATCGGGCAGCGCAAGGGCCTGAACCTTTCCATGGGCCATCCGGTGTTCGTCACCGAGATCCGCCCGGACACCAACGAGGTGGTCATCGGGGAATCCGAGGATCTGTTTGGTCGGGTCGTGCGGGCCAACCATGTGAACTTTATGGCCCAGCCGGGCATTGACGGGCCGGTGGAGGCCTTTGCCAAGATCCGCTACAACCACCGGGGCGATGTGTGTACCGTGGAGATGGAGGATGCGGACACCATCCGCTGTACCTTCAAAGAACCGGTGCGGGCAGCGGCACCGGGACAGGCGCTGGTCATCTACCAGGACGGCTATGTGCTGGGCGGCGGCACCATCATCGGCGGGGAAAAAGAATAA
- a CDS encoding TRAP transporter permease, with translation MEDVEAVMKKYDRESNVRVWEGIPRQVIRWLMAGFSLFCLYLTLFDKSLPEKRLTLFLGLIIIIGYLNFPMRKNHVKPNSVPWYDVIIMVVGAFPFFYFAFNAQDILLKSYNQLSKDPFMLTIAIIGILALVELCRRSVGVPILCVVGLLLIYTFANVRFGKVIYDLFYTTNGLMNTPVNVCQKYIVVFIIFGAFLERTGIANFFIDLANTVAGASAGGPAKVAVISSALCGMVSGSSVGNTVTTGSVTIPMMKKTGYKGEFAGAVEAAASTGGQIMPPIMGAAAFLMAEYTGVPYAKIALLAILPAVLYFLGIYIAVHLEAKKLGLRGLSRDELPKFSVLVKKIYLLLPLIVLVVLVSNGTRTMQSAAAIAILVTIAVGIINADNRINFTKCIDALEAGGKGTITVAAACAMAGIVAGCITSTGLASKLLRAIVSASGGRAIVALFLTMICCIVLGMGVPTTANYCIMAATCAPILMNEEIGIPMLAAHFFVFYFGIVADITPPVALAAYAGSAIAKAPPMRTALNATRLAIGAFIVPYIFALNPKMLFIDAQWYEVVMITITALIGMFGMAAGLGGYIFRNMKVIERIMCIAGGLTLLIPGSITDIIGLVLVGAVCVIQYGDAKKTKAAA, from the coding sequence ATGGAGGATGTGGAAGCGGTCATGAAGAAATATGACCGGGAATCCAATGTCCGTGTATGGGAGGGCATTCCCAGACAGGTGATCCGCTGGCTCATGGCCGGATTTTCCCTGTTCTGCCTGTATCTGACCCTGTTTGACAAGAGTCTTCCGGAGAAACGGCTGACGTTGTTCCTCGGCCTGATCATTATCATCGGTTATCTGAATTTCCCGATGCGCAAGAATCATGTGAAGCCAAACAGCGTTCCCTGGTATGATGTGATCATCATGGTGGTGGGGGCATTCCCGTTCTTCTATTTTGCTTTCAATGCACAGGATATCCTGTTAAAGAGCTATAACCAGCTCTCCAAGGATCCGTTTATGCTGACGATCGCCATCATCGGCATTCTGGCGCTGGTGGAGCTGTGCCGCCGGAGTGTGGGCGTGCCAATCCTGTGTGTGGTTGGCCTTCTGCTGATCTACACCTTTGCCAATGTTCGTTTTGGTAAAGTTATTTATGACCTGTTCTACACGACCAACGGTCTGATGAACACGCCGGTCAATGTGTGTCAGAAGTACATTGTTGTATTTATTATTTTCGGTGCGTTCCTGGAGCGGACGGGAATCGCCAACTTCTTCATCGATCTGGCCAACACGGTAGCTGGTGCATCCGCAGGCGGCCCGGCCAAGGTGGCGGTTATTTCTTCTGCCCTGTGTGGTATGGTGTCCGGTTCTTCCGTAGGTAATACGGTAACCACCGGTTCTGTGACGATCCCGATGATGAAGAAGACCGGATACAAGGGCGAGTTTGCCGGTGCCGTTGAGGCGGCAGCCTCCACAGGCGGACAGATCATGCCGCCCATCATGGGTGCCGCAGCCTTCCTGATGGCAGAGTACACCGGTGTGCCTTATGCCAAGATCGCTCTTCTGGCCATCCTTCCGGCAGTGCTGTATTTCCTCGGTATTTATATCGCAGTGCATCTGGAAGCCAAGAAGCTGGGCCTTCGGGGCTTAAGCCGTGACGAGCTGCCCAAGTTCAGCGTGCTGGTGAAGAAGATTTATCTGCTGCTGCCGCTGATCGTTCTGGTGGTGCTCGTATCCAACGGAACGAGAACGATGCAGAGTGCGGCAGCCATTGCCATTCTCGTCACCATTGCGGTTGGTATCATCAATGCGGATAACCGCATCAATTTTACAAAATGTATCGATGCACTGGAGGCCGGCGGAAAGGGAACCATTACGGTAGCCGCTGCCTGCGCCATGGCCGGTATTGTGGCTGGCTGTATCACCTCCACAGGTCTGGCGTCCAAGCTGCTGCGTGCCATCGTATCCGCTTCCGGCGGAAGAGCCATTGTGGCACTGTTCCTGACGATGATCTGCTGTATCGTGCTTGGTATGGGCGTGCCCACCACGGCAAACTACTGTATCATGGCAGCAACCTGTGCGCCGATCCTTATGAATGAGGAGATCGGTATCCCCATGCTGGCAGCGCATTTCTTCGTATTCTATTTCGGTATCGTGGCAGATATCACGCCGCCGGTAGCCCTGGCTGCCTATGCGGGTTCTGCCATCGCGAAAGCACCGCCGATGCGGACGGCGCTCAATGCCACAAGGCTTGCCATCGGTGCCTTCATCGTACCGTATATTTTTGCACTGAATCCGAAGATGCTCTTCATCGATGCCCAGTGGTATGAGGTAGTGATGATCACCATCACCGCCCTGATCGGTATGTTCGGTATGGCCGCAGGACTGGGAGGTTACATCTTCCGAAATATGAAAGTCATCGAGCGGATCATGTGTATCGCCGGTGGACTGACCCTGCTCATTCCGGGAAGTATCACAGACATTATCGGCCTCGTGCTGGTGGGTGCAGTGTGCGTCATTCAGTATGGCGATGCCAAGAAAACAAAAGCTGCAGCGTAA
- a CDS encoding 3-deoxy-7-phosphoheptulonate synthase, with amino-acid sequence MGFEFIKKLPTPAEIKQQYPVPEKVAQIKKERDKQIQDVFTGNSDKFLVIIGPCSADNEESVCDYIRRLIPVQEKVKDKLIIIPRIYTNKPRTTGDGYKGLVHQPDPEKKPDLLAGLIAMRHLHIRAVEESGLTAADEMLYPENWQYLSDILSYVAIGARSVEDQQHRLTVSGFDIPAGMKNPTSGDLSVMLNSVHAAQGHHTFIYRGWEVKTAGNPLAHVVLRGAVNKHGSCIPNYHYEDLQLLMNMYREKDLQNPAVIVDANHSNSNKKYEQQIRIVKEVLHSRRLDPDIHQLVKGVMIESYIVPGCQKVGEGVYGKSITDPCLGWEESEQLIYEIADLC; translated from the coding sequence ATGGGATTCGAATTCATCAAGAAGCTTCCTACCCCGGCAGAGATCAAACAGCAGTACCCCGTGCCGGAAAAGGTTGCACAGATAAAAAAAGAACGGGACAAACAGATTCAGGACGTATTTACCGGGAATTCCGATAAGTTTCTTGTCATTATCGGCCCCTGCTCCGCAGACAACGAGGAGTCCGTCTGCGACTATATCCGCCGCCTGATCCCCGTACAGGAAAAGGTCAAGGACAAGCTGATCATCATCCCGAGAATTTATACAAACAAACCGCGTACCACCGGTGACGGCTACAAGGGACTGGTACACCAGCCCGACCCGGAGAAGAAGCCAGACCTGCTGGCCGGTCTTATCGCCATGCGCCATCTGCACATCCGTGCCGTGGAGGAAAGCGGCCTGACGGCTGCCGATGAGATGCTTTACCCGGAAAACTGGCAGTATCTGTCGGACATCCTCTCCTACGTGGCCATCGGCGCCCGCTCCGTGGAGGATCAGCAGCACCGTCTCACCGTCAGCGGCTTTGATATCCCCGCCGGTATGAAGAACCCTACCAGCGGTGATCTGTCCGTCATGCTGAACTCCGTCCATGCAGCACAGGGCCACCACACCTTCATTTACCGCGGCTGGGAGGTGAAGACTGCCGGCAACCCGCTGGCACACGTGGTGCTGCGCGGTGCGGTGAACAAGCACGGCTCCTGCATCCCCAACTACCACTACGAGGATCTGCAGCTGCTCATGAACATGTACCGGGAAAAGGATCTGCAGAATCCGGCTGTCATCGTGGATGCCAACCACTCCAATTCCAACAAGAAATACGAGCAGCAGATCCGTATCGTCAAGGAAGTGCTGCACAGCCGCCGTCTGGATCCGGACATTCATCAGCTGGTGAAGGGCGTCATGATCGAGAGCTACATCGTGCCCGGCTGCCAGAAGGTAGGCGAGGGCGTGTACGGCAAGTCCATCACCGACCCGTGCCTGGGCTGGGAGGAATCCGAACAACTCATTTACGAGATCGCCGATCTGTGCTAA